In the Anaerolineae bacterium genome, GGCATACCCAGCCCCTGTACCCCCAGCGCGGAGATCACGCCGGGCACTTCGACAATGCCATCTGGTGGCAGGTTGGGGATCAGCCCGCCATTGTTGGGGATGTTCAGTTGCTGCAGGTAGAGGTTGTCGTTGTAGTGGATGGCAGCCATGATATCGACAACCGGCTCCTCCAGAATGTCATGCTTCCACAGGTCGCGCAGCTCTTCCACCGCCACTTCGCCGCGCACGATCGATTCTGCCAGCGCCCGCCGCCGTGCCCGCCGCCGCCGGTTGCCTTCCCAGTCCTGGGGGGTCAGGTGATACTTCTCCCAGGGTTTGGTCGTGGGATCGGTCACCCACGGCAGGAACTCGCACAGGTGTGCATCGCCCGGTGTGGGCAGCAGGCCGAAGATCTCAAAGGTTTCACGGGTCAGCGGTTCAAAGTCTCGCCGGTAGTGGTTGAACCATTGGTCACGCAGGAGGGGGTAGAGGTCTTCACCGGTGTGCCGGTCGCGAATCTCGTAAGCCCACGAGAAGTGGTTGATCCCCGCCGCCTTGATGTCCAGATGTTCCAGCGCCGCCCGCGCCACAGGGATAAAATTGGGCATGTTGTCCGCATTGGTGTGAACATGGAAGCCCGGCGGCACGGGGATGCCCCAGCGATCAGCCAGCACCGCCCCGGCCATGGCGTACCCCCACAGCAACTGGTGGCACAGCCCCAGCACCTTGATTGACGTATACCGGGCCACCCCCCATGTCAGGCGGATCAGCGGATTGGTCAGGTTCAGGTACCAGGCGTTGGGGCAAAGCTCCTCCATGTCGTAGGCAATGTCCAGCATCAGCGGCATGTTGCGCGCCGTATGGGCGATCGAGCCGGGGCCGCCGTTCTCCGCGTACGGCTGGCGCACGCCATAGCGCAATGGAATCTGCCAGTCCATCTCCCAGACTGTCTCCCGGTCGCCGACCTGCACGGAGACGATCACGAAATCGGCGTCACGTAGTACCTCGCGGCGGTTGGTCGTGCCACGGATGGTCATGCCCGCGCCCCATGCCGCATTGAGAATCTCCGCCAGGCGAGTCATGGTTTCCAGTGCTGGCTCGTTGATGTCCACCAGGGCCAACTCCGCGCCGCGCATACGCTCCGAGCGGATGATGGTCGCCATAGCTCCCAGACCAAAAATGGCGCTGCCCGCGCCAATGACGACGATTTTTGGCGGCTTGACCATAGTCATCCTCCCTTCAGGGCTACCATTCACCGTACGGAGTCTGATCCCAGAAGCTCTGGAATCGGGCCAGGCCAGAATGCGTGTAAGGATGGTCAAATCCCTCCTGGTACACAGCAAACCCGGCGGTGACAATATCCGCCCCGGCAACCGCCGCCTCCACGATCTGCCGCGCGTTGCGCACCGCTGCCACCAGCACCTCGGTGGCGAAGGAATAGTTGTCGCGGATTGTCACAATCTCCTGAATGAGCGACACGGTTTCCTCGCCGCTGGCTTCTTTCCAACCAATGAAGGGTGAGACGTATGTCGCGCCCATGCGCATAGCCTGCAACGCCTGCACCGCCGAAAAACACACTGTCACATTGACGCGGATGCCCTCCCCACGCAGGACCTGGCAGGCTTTGAACCCGGCTTCGGTAGACGGAACTTTGATCACAAAGTTGGGGCATAGTGCGGCGAGTTGCTCCGCCTCCGCCACCATATCTTCCCAGCGGGTATGGTGCGGGTTGATCTCGGTGGAGATCGTCTTGTCGGTGCCCACCACCAGCCGACCAATCTCGCGAATGACCTCCAGAAACGGGCGACCAGTGGCCTGTATATGGCGCGGGTTGGTGGTCACGCCGTCGATGGCCCACATCTCCAGCGCGTATTCGATCTCATGGACATGGGCGCTATCCAGAAAGAACTTCATCGTCACCCTCCTCTGCGGCGCCTTCCACGAATCTGCATGCAGTCAGGTAAATGCTCGATAATCATTGAGAATAAATTAATTTAGAAATAATTTAATATCTGACATAAATTGTTCCGCCACACGAAAGGAAGGGGTGCGGCGGGCACTTGAACCCGCTGCACCCCTTGCCCGCTAATCCTCGAGGCCGCCCGGCAGATTCAGCACCATCAGCTTCATCTCGGTCATCTCTTCGATGGCGTAACGCGGCCCTTCCCTGCCAACACCCGACCCCTTGACGCCGCCATAGGGCATCTGGTCAATGCGAAAGGTCGAGACGTCGTTCACCTGCAACCCGCCAACCTGGATCTCCTCAAAAGCGCGCATGATGCGGTTCATGTTGTTGGTGAACAGGCCCGATTGCAGACCGTAGTCCGTGTCATTGGCCAGGCGGATAGCCTCTTCGAAATCCTCGTACGGCGTCACCGTGATCACCGGCGCGAACAACTCCTCGCGGTTGACCCGCATATCCGGCGTGGTATCCACCAGCACAGTCGGCTCGAACATCGCCCCCTCACAGCGCCCACCCAGGGCAATCCGGGCGCCCGCGGCGACCGCCTCCTGCACCTTGGCGTAAGCTTCCTGCGCCGCCCGTGCATCGATCATCGGGCCGACCTCCACGGTCGGGTCGCGCGGATCACCGAACTTGAGCTGGCTGATCCGCTCCAGCAGCAGCTCCAGCGTCTGGTTGTAGATCGGGCGATGGATCAGCACACGCTGCACGGAGATGCAGTTCTGCCCGGCGTTGGTGAAACCGCCGACAGCGATCCGCCGCACAGCGTAATCGATGTTGGCGTCCTCATGGACGATCGCCGCCGCGTTCCCCCCCAGCTCCAGCCCGACGCGCTTGCGCCCGGCCACACTCTTAAGATACCAGCCGACCTCTGAGCTGCCGGTGAACGTGAAGAACTTGATGCGCTCGTCGCGGACGAGTCTCTCTGCCCGCGAACCGGGGCAGATCACCACGCTCAGCGCCTCCGGCGGGTAACCGGCTTCCAGCACCATCTCCGCCAGCAGCAGGCCCGATAGCGGCGTGTTGCTGGCAGGCTTGAGAATGAACGAGTTCCCGGCGGCAATGGCCGGGCCAAGCTTATGGCAGCTCAGGTTGAGCGGGTAATTGAAGGGCGCAATGCCCAGCACTGGCCCCAGTGGCAGGTGCCGAACCAGCCCGATCCGCCCCTCGCCGGCTTCCGTCCAGTCAATCGGGACAATTTCGCCGGCGATACGCTTGGCTTCCTCCGCTGAGACGCGGATGGTTTCCAGCGCCCGGCTGACTTCTCCGCGGGCAACATTGAGCGTCTTACCGCCCTCCAACTGCAGAGCTGCCACCAGCTCATCATACCGCTTCTCCATCTGGTCGAGCAGCTTGAGCAGAATGCGCGACCGGCGGTACGCTGGCAGTTTGCGCGTCACTTCAAAACCGCGCACTGCCGCCTGAATCGCATCTTCCAGGTCGGCGTCGCTCGCCTGGTACACCTGGGCGACAACTTCATTGTTATAGGGGAAACGAACATCCACCGCTACATCGCTGGTGCGCCATTCGCCCCCGATCAGGAACTTGTGCGGTCCCTTATCCATGATGACTCCTTGCGTGTATGCCCGATCCATTGAAGCCAGCCCCGGTAAGACTGGCATCATCACCTACTTCATGCCCGTGGTGGCGATGCCGGTCGTGATGTAGCGCTGCAGCAGCGCGAACACGACCGTGATCGGCAGCAGTGTGAGCACCGTCATCGCCAGGATGTAATGCCATTGCACGTTCAAAGCACCCTGAAAAGCGTTCAGGCCAACCTGCAACGTGAACAACTCCGAACGGTTGAGCACGATCAGCGGCCACAGGAAGTCGTTCCAGCGCCACATCACCGAGAAGATCGTCAGCACCGCCAGCGCCGGAGAAGTCAGTGGCAGGATGATCTGCCAGTAAATGCGCCACTCGGTTGCCCCGTCGATCCGCGCCGACTCCAGCAGTTCGTCAGGGATAGTTAGCATGTACTGACGTAGCAGGAAGACGCCCGTCGGCGTGGCCGCACCGGGAATAATCACTCCCCACAAGCTGTTATTCCAACCAACCTTGGTAATCACCAGAAAGGCCGGGATCAGAATCACGGAGATTGGCACCATTAGCGTGCTGATCATGATCAGGAAGATCGTATCGCGGCCCCTGTAATGGAACTTGCTCAGGCCATAGGCCGCCATACTGTTGATCAGCAGCGTGACCAGTGTCGCCACCACCGTGATCACCACGCTGTTGCGCAGGTACGTGAAGAACGGGAAACTCTGCACGCCCCCACTGTAATTGGACAGGTCAAAGAACACCCGCTTGACTTCCCGCCGCCCCGCCAGTTCGCGGATGTTCAACTCCAGCGGTTCAGTCTCAGGCTGCGCGGGGTCGACCATCGTCACCTGCAGTCCCACCCGCCGCACCTGGGCCAGCTGCCGGGTGGTGCCATCGGCAAACGTGATGTCATACAGCGGCAGCGGCTGCTCATAGCCTTCGACGACCACCGTGTCCTGCTTCTGCGGCAGGAAACTGGGCGGAAAGTCAAACAGGTTAGACTGCGCCTTGAAAGACGACATCACCAGCCAGACCACCGGGCCGAACATCACCACTACGCCCGCCAGCAGGTAGAGATAGGTCAGCACATCGGCCAGGTCGATCCGGCGGCCACCGTGTCTGCGGGTCAGAAAGGCGACTACGCCGCGCTTTTCGTCAGCCATGGTCTCTCCTTCCTGTCTCGCTAGGCGATCTCGCTTGTCCGGCCCAGACGGAGCTGGCCCAGTGTCAGGACAAAGAGCACTGCCGCCAGCACCAGCGATGTCGCCGCGGCCAGCCCGAACTGCTGCCGGTCAAAGGCTGTCTGGAAGATGTATTGGACCATATACAGCGTCGCCGTCCCCGGCCCGCCCGTGGTCAGGACAAACACCTGGTCAAAGACCTGCACCGCCCGGATCAGGGACAGCACCAGCACCACCACCATCGTCGGCATCAGCAGCGGCAGGGTGATCTGGCGGAATGAACGCCAGGCGCCTGCGCCATCCATCGAGGCCGCCTCATATAGCTCATGGGGGATAGATTGCAGGCCAGCCAGCAGAATCAGGGTGTGGAAGCCCATCTGCGCCCACACGCTGACCACAATCACCCACAGCCGCGCCCAGTTCGCTTCCACCAGGAAGGGCAGGCGCTCCAGGCCCATCCCGACCAGGATGCCATTGAAGACCCCTTCCGGCTGCAAAATCCACTTCCAGATCAGGGCCACCACCACCGGAGAGAGCAGCACCGGGTAAAAGAAGATACTGCGGAAGAACCCCCGCCCGCGGACTTCACGGTTGAGCGCCAGCGCCGTCACCAGCGCGAAGAGTACCATGACGCCCACCTGAAAGATCACAAAGGTGAGCGTGTTGCCTGCCGCCCGCCAGAAGCGATCCTGCTGACAGACACTGGGGTTCATGAAGCTCTCGCTGCGCGGATCAAGGAAGGTTGGCTGGCAGGCGAACAGGGATTCCAGGTTGGCCAACCCCACAAACTGGCGGTTCTCCGGTAAGATGGAATCGCCCGCCGTGAAGCCGTAGTAAAAATTCAAAAGCATCGGCAACAGGATGAAAATGCCAAAGACCAGTAGATTAGGCAAGACAAAGAAATAACCCATCCGCTGCATGCCTAGCAGCTTTTGCAGCGGCCCCAGGACGACATCCGCCAGGGTCGCCAGCGCCACAAACGGCTTGAGCAGCAGCCGACCGATCCAGGCCATCACGAGCTTTCGTTTCCCGCCTCTGCGCTTGGTGACTCGTGTCGTGCGCATGAAGACCACCCGCCCTGCCCTGCGCTTATCTTACAGGAACAATCTCCGGGGCGGGGCGCGCTGCGGCCTATCCGGTGGCAGCGCGCCCCAACTTTACCGGGTCAGGCTGCCCGGCGCTACTGGGCAAACAGCGCGTCCATATCCGCCTGGATGCGCTCGATCGCCTCATCCAGTGTGAATTCGCCAGCGATCACCTGGCTCAGACGGTCGCGAATGGCGGCGTTCAGATCCGGCCCCTTGGGGTGGTACTGCAGCGCATACGCTTCTTCCATCAGGTTCGGGATCATCGCAGCAAAGGCGTTGAGGGCTTCGTTGTTGCTGGGATACTCAATGCCCTTCTCGATCAGACCCAGATGCCCCGGCAGGAAGAGCGTACGGGCATAGAACTCCGCGATCACCTCTTCGCTGAACAGGTAGTCCATGACCTTCCCCACTTCTTCCGGATGCTCGGTGCCCGCAAAGGCCACCATCAGCGCGCCGCCGGGCACGCCAGTCGCCCCGCAGTCGCCGCGCGGATTGGGGATCACCTTCCAATCGAAGGCGTCGCCAATATTGGTGGCAAAGTTGCCCACCTGCCAGCTGCCGGACATATACAGTACCAGTTGCCCGTTGATGAAATACGGCGCAGCCGGGACGTAGTTGCCCGCGCTGCCGCCCCACACATCCGGCGGCATCAGCCCATCGTTATGCCAGCCGATGATCATCTCCGCCGTAGAGCGGAAGCCCGGCGAATCGACCGTAAAGGTGCCATCCTCGTTGATGTAGGTCGCACAACGGCTCAGGGATGGCCCCCAGAAGCGGTGCCCGGTGCGGTCAATCGCCACCGGGTAGATGGTGAACTCGGCGTCGCTCAGCTCTTCGGCCACTGCCGTCGCCGCCGCCACCCATTCCTCCCAGGTCGAGTCATCAGGTGGGATTTCGACGCCGGCCTGCTCGAACAGGGTGACATTGATGAACGGCCCGGTCACGGTGAACTGGGTCGGGTAACCGTAGATGCCGGTATCCTCCGCCCCCTGACGCATCGAGCCGAGCACAGCCTCCGGAATGTTGTCCAGCCAGTACTGTGGATCGGCGACATAAGCGGAGAGATCAAGGTACTGGCCCAGGAAGCGGTTGGGGAAGGTGATGCGGGCCATATCCGGGGCTTCGCCGGTTTCAACCTGCGCCTGCAGCAGGGTGTGCAGGTCAGCATAAGCTACCTCATCGATGACCACCCTGATCCCTGGATTTTCCGCCTCAAACCGATCGAGCAGGTCGCGCAGGACCTCGCCCTCTTTGCCGTCATTGTACCAGGTGATGCGTAGCTCAACCTGGTCGCCCTGAGCCAGCGCGGGCAGCGCTGCCACGACTAACGCGGCAACCAGCAACAATGCAAGAAGGGTTCGTTTCATCATCAGCTTATCTCCTCTTTTGTCAGGCAAACGGTTTGTACCAGGGCCATTAGGCCCAACGAGCCTCGCCGGCATACGCCATACGGTCGGGTAACAGCCATTCCTCCTTTCCAGCTGGAACGCTCAGAGCGACAGAATCGGGAGGCCAAGCAGCCCGGCTAGCGCGGTCAGCGCCGCCCGGTGCTCGCCATACGTCAGCGCCAGATGATGCTCCAGCCCTTCACGTAAAACCGTATCCAGGACATCCATTGCCGGACGGTCAAAACGCAACAGGCCCGACGTGCCGGAAAAACTCGGCGGCGCAGGCAGTATCTCGCCACCGCCGATCACCAGCCGCAGATCGCCGGTCGCCTGGCTCAATCGGGCCACGGTCACGCGCCCCGGCTTGAGCGGGAATTCCAGCAGCAGCGGCAACTTGCGGTTGGAATGGACGACACCCCGCGGTTGATAAGCCGGATCGCACATCGAAAGGGGGGCTTTGCCACAGTGCCATAGCACCACAGCGTCAGCCTCCTGATCAACCGCCACCAGATCGGCGTCAAAGGCCGGGGAATCGCTCAGCCATTGCAGGATGAGCTGGGTGATAGCCCCGTTGATATCTGCCTCGCAGGCCGCCGGGAGATGATCGTCGTTGAGCATGCCCAACGCCCCGCAGGCCGCACAACCCAGATCAGTGAAGAACTGCGGCCAGCAGCGCACCGCCAGACCGCTGAATCCTTCCTGACCGGCCAGTTGGCGCAGCACAGCATATGTCGCCAGCGTCCCGCGCACCGCCCTGCGATCCAGGTCTTGCAGCCCGGCCAGCCTTTCCCCTGCCCATGCCTCCAGCGCGTCAAGCTGCCCGCCATCAGCAGCGCGAACCCGCTTAAATACCTGTTCCAGCGCCACCGTGACAACCCTGACTCCCAGACGCTGCTCCAGAACGGCAAAATCAACCTGGCACGTCTCGAAGCCGTCCGGCGGCGAGCCGACGCGCCCGATCCGCGCCTGGGCCAGCAGGCGGTAGGCGCGCCCCGCCGCCGCCAGCACCTGCAACAGCTCCAGGCTGGCAGCGTCCTCGGGAGAAGCGTAGACATGCCAGTAAGGGCGGCCCGCCCGCTTGAGGGCGTGCGCAGCCAGGTTAATCCCGCACAGCGAATTGAGCCGCAGCCGTCCGCCTGTACGCGCCTCCGGCACCGCCCACAGCAGCAGTGGCGCATCGATCCGCTCAGCCACAGCCATGAGCATCGAACTGTCGGCGAAGGTGGCCTGAAAGATCACCAGTGCGTCCAGCGGCTGCCCGGCGAACATCCTGGCTGCAGCCAGCGCTTCTTCCTGGGTGGTCACCAGCGTCTCAGGGCCGATCAGCGCCAGGTTTGCCGCGGCCAATCGCGCGCGCGCCCTGGTGGCCACTTCCACCGCCAGCGGGATGTCAAAGGTAGTGCGGGCAACCGGCACAAAGCCGACCTGCCATCTCCCCGCAGGCATCAGGCCGCTCCTTCGTAGTGCTGGTAAAAGAACCGGTTGAGGGCGAGCGCCGCCGCCCCGATCACGCCAGCGTTCTGATGGTTGAAGCTGGGCGGCACAAGCGCCACTTTTTCACCCAGCCGGGCGAAGGCGCGTTGAACCATCGTCTCCCGGATCACCGGCAGGAGCAGGTCCTGCCCCTGGGCCAGGATACCACCCAGCACGATCAGCTCCGGATTGAGGATGTTCACCAGGTTGGCGAGCGCGATCCCCATGTAATGGGCGCGCCGGTTGAGCAGGTCACAACTCGCGCCATCCCCTGCCCGCGCTGCAGCAAAGACGCGCTCGATCAACGGGCCGCTGCCCTCCCGCCAGTGACGGGCCAGCAGTCCACCGGGATTTCGCTCGACAATAGCCTGCGCCTCCCGGAGAATAACCGGCTCGGAGATCAGCGTTTCCAGGCAACCGCTGTTGCCACACCGACAGCGCGGGCCGCCCTCCGGCAGGATGGTCATGTGGCCGATCTCGCCAGCGCCGGCCCCGCCGCCATAGTAGAGCCGCCCGCCGACCACGATCCCGGCGCCCACGCCCACACGGGCATAAACAAACGCCAGCGAATAAACATCCTTGCCGACGCCAAACAGCGCTTCCCCCAACGCCATCGCCCGCACATTATTGTCAACGGTGACCGGCAGATGCAGCTTGCTGGCGAAATAGTCCTGCAGCGGCACATCATGCCAGTTCAGGTTAGGGGCAAGGATGTTGACCCCGGTCAGCGGATCGACCAGCCCTGAGGCCCCCACCCCCAGCCCCAGGATATGGCTGCGATCAAGCTGCGGGTTACGCCGGATCAGCCCCTGCGCCAGCGCACCGGTCTGGGCCAGTACCTCGGCGACCGGCAGGTCAAGCGGATGCTCCAGGGCATCCACCGCGATCGGTTGCGCCAGTAAATCGGTCAGCGCGACCCGGATGCTACCCACACCAAAATGGATGCCCAGGGCGTAACGCGCATCCGGCACCAGATGCAGCTGGCGGCGCGGTCGCCCGACGCTACGCTGTCGCCCCAGCGGCTGATCCTGGTCCTCCTGCGCGACAATGCCAGCCTCGATCAGCTCAGTGACCAGGTTAGTGATGGTAGTGGTGGAAAGACCGGTCAGATCAGCCAGGTCAACCCGCGATATCCGACCGTAGCGCAGAAGCATCAGCAGCACAGCGCTCATGTTGCGCGGTTTGATCGTGCTGCTGCTACTGCCCACCGGGTTACGCCGCAGAATCATGGGGAACTTCCCTGCCCGGATGTCTCCACCGCCAGCACAGACGGCGACACAGGCCAGGATGCACCGGCAGGCGGAATGAATTAGTTTTTCAAGGGGATTAATTAACCCTGATTCAGTGTACCCGGAAAACGCCGCGCCTGTCAAGAATCCTGCCGGGCGGCCCCACAGAACCACCCGGCAGGCTGAGGGCAATTACTGCACACTGCGAAACGACTTGGCCAACCTTCTCCCCTGCCCGATCGCCTTATTCCGTCAATAGCCAGAGCGGGGAGAACTGCCGCCGCATCAGCAGGCTATGCCACAGGCGATACAACCGTCCCTGGGAGATCAGCATACCTGCTTCGTCGGTCTCACCAAGCGCCGGGCCGGTCTGCCGCACGGCTACCACAGCTACACTCTGACCCGTTGTCTCGCTCTTGTACACATACGGCGTCACTGTCGAGCCGAACCGCTCAACCAAGATGTCGTCAGGCGCATCCGGAACGCTCAGCGCCCGTAACCGGTTTGCCAGTTCTTCCGCGCCGGCCCGGGCAACTTCTGCACCGGTGTACACCAGAGCGATCAGATGGACTTCCTCATCGCCTTCCTGCCGGTCGGCCAGCATCGCCAGTGTGTAGACCGGCAGAACCCCGTATTCTGCTGTAGGATCGGGCGCATTCGTCCCTCTCAGCACCTGTCCCGC is a window encoding:
- a CDS encoding aldehyde dehydrogenase family protein — its product is MDKGPHKFLIGGEWRTSDVAVDVRFPYNNEVVAQVYQASDADLEDAIQAAVRGFEVTRKLPAYRRSRILLKLLDQMEKRYDELVAALQLEGGKTLNVARGEVSRALETIRVSAEEAKRIAGEIVPIDWTEAGEGRIGLVRHLPLGPVLGIAPFNYPLNLSCHKLGPAIAAGNSFILKPASNTPLSGLLLAEMVLEAGYPPEALSVVICPGSRAERLVRDERIKFFTFTGSSEVGWYLKSVAGRKRVGLELGGNAAAIVHEDANIDYAVRRIAVGGFTNAGQNCISVQRVLIHRPIYNQTLELLLERISQLKFGDPRDPTVEVGPMIDARAAQEAYAKVQEAVAAGARIALGGRCEGAMFEPTVLVDTTPDMRVNREELFAPVITVTPYEDFEEAIRLANDTDYGLQSGLFTNNMNRIMRAFEEIQVGGLQVNDVSTFRIDQMPYGGVKGSGVGREGPRYAIEEMTEMKLMVLNLPGGLED
- a CDS encoding sugar ABC transporter permease is translated as MAWIGRLLLKPFVALATLADVVLGPLQKLLGMQRMGYFFVLPNLLVFGIFILLPMLLNFYYGFTAGDSILPENRQFVGLANLESLFACQPTFLDPRSESFMNPSVCQQDRFWRAAGNTLTFVIFQVGVMVLFALVTALALNREVRGRGFFRSIFFYPVLLSPVVVALIWKWILQPEGVFNGILVGMGLERLPFLVEANWARLWVIVVSVWAQMGFHTLILLAGLQSIPHELYEAASMDGAGAWRSFRQITLPLLMPTMVVVLVLSLIRAVQVFDQVFVLTTGGPGTATLYMVQYIFQTAFDRQQFGLAAATSLVLAAVLFVLTLGQLRLGRTSEIA
- a CDS encoding ROK family transcriptional regulator, with translation MILRRNPVGSSSSTIKPRNMSAVLLMLLRYGRISRVDLADLTGLSTTTITNLVTELIEAGIVAQEDQDQPLGRQRSVGRPRRQLHLVPDARYALGIHFGVGSIRVALTDLLAQPIAVDALEHPLDLPVAEVLAQTGALAQGLIRRNPQLDRSHILGLGVGASGLVDPLTGVNILAPNLNWHDVPLQDYFASKLHLPVTVDNNVRAMALGEALFGVGKDVYSLAFVYARVGVGAGIVVGGRLYYGGGAGAGEIGHMTILPEGGPRCRCGNSGCLETLISEPVILREAQAIVERNPGGLLARHWREGSGPLIERVFAAARAGDGASCDLLNRRAHYMGIALANLVNILNPELIVLGGILAQGQDLLLPVIRETMVQRAFARLGEKVALVPPSFNHQNAGVIGAAALALNRFFYQHYEGAA
- a CDS encoding extracellular solute-binding protein, whose product is MKRTLLALLLVAALVVAALPALAQGDQVELRITWYNDGKEGEVLRDLLDRFEAENPGIRVVIDEVAYADLHTLLQAQVETGEAPDMARITFPNRFLGQYLDLSAYVADPQYWLDNIPEAVLGSMRQGAEDTGIYGYPTQFTVTGPFINVTLFEQAGVEIPPDDSTWEEWVAAATAVAEELSDAEFTIYPVAIDRTGHRFWGPSLSRCATYINEDGTFTVDSPGFRSTAEMIIGWHNDGLMPPDVWGGSAGNYVPAAPYFINGQLVLYMSGSWQVGNFATNIGDAFDWKVIPNPRGDCGATGVPGGALMVAFAGTEHPEEVGKVMDYLFSEEVIAEFYARTLFLPGHLGLIEKGIEYPSNNEALNAFAAMIPNLMEEAYALQYHPKGPDLNAAIRDRLSQVIAGEFTLDEAIERIQADMDALFAQ
- a CDS encoding carbohydrate ABC transporter permease, encoding MADEKRGVVAFLTRRHGGRRIDLADVLTYLYLLAGVVVMFGPVVWLVMSSFKAQSNLFDFPPSFLPQKQDTVVVEGYEQPLPLYDITFADGTTRQLAQVRRVGLQVTMVDPAQPETEPLELNIRELAGRREVKRVFFDLSNYSGGVQSFPFFTYLRNSVVITVVATLVTLLINSMAAYGLSKFHYRGRDTIFLIMISTLMVPISVILIPAFLVITKVGWNNSLWGVIIPGAATPTGVFLLRQYMLTIPDELLESARIDGATEWRIYWQIILPLTSPALAVLTIFSVMWRWNDFLWPLIVLNRSELFTLQVGLNAFQGALNVQWHYILAMTVLTLLPITVVFALLQRYITTGIATTGMK
- a CDS encoding transaldolase yields the protein MKFFLDSAHVHEIEYALEMWAIDGVTTNPRHIQATGRPFLEVIREIGRLVVGTDKTISTEINPHHTRWEDMVAEAEQLAALCPNFVIKVPSTEAGFKACQVLRGEGIRVNVTVCFSAVQALQAMRMGATYVSPFIGWKEASGEETVSLIQEIVTIRDNYSFATEVLVAAVRNARQIVEAAVAGADIVTAGFAVYQEGFDHPYTHSGLARFQSFWDQTPYGEW
- a CDS encoding L-fucose/L-arabinose isomerase family protein, producing MPAGRWQVGFVPVARTTFDIPLAVEVATRARARLAAANLALIGPETLVTTQEEALAAARMFAGQPLDALVIFQATFADSSMLMAVAERIDAPLLLWAVPEARTGGRLRLNSLCGINLAAHALKRAGRPYWHVYASPEDAASLELLQVLAAAGRAYRLLAQARIGRVGSPPDGFETCQVDFAVLEQRLGVRVVTVALEQVFKRVRAADGGQLDALEAWAGERLAGLQDLDRRAVRGTLATYAVLRQLAGQEGFSGLAVRCWPQFFTDLGCAACGALGMLNDDHLPAACEADINGAITQLILQWLSDSPAFDADLVAVDQEADAVVLWHCGKAPLSMCDPAYQPRGVVHSNRKLPLLLEFPLKPGRVTVARLSQATGDLRLVIGGGEILPAPPSFSGTSGLLRFDRPAMDVLDTVLREGLEHHLALTYGEHRAALTALAGLLGLPILSL